A DNA window from Luteolibacter luteus contains the following coding sequences:
- a CDS encoding rhodanese-like domain-containing protein: MSTISATDLKRHLDESPGATVIDVRTPVEFDQVHVPQARNYPLGELNPKQLIENSLLPKSEPIFILCQSGGRAQKASDQFLASGYENTVVVEGGTQAWVAADLPVTRGQGKVISLERQVRIGAGTLVLTGVILGWFFHPGFFGLSAFVGAGLVFAGITDWCGMGLLLAKAPWNQRSGS; the protein is encoded by the coding sequence TGAAGCGCCACCTGGATGAAAGTCCGGGTGCCACCGTCATCGATGTCCGCACGCCCGTCGAATTCGACCAGGTGCATGTGCCGCAGGCTCGCAACTATCCGCTGGGCGAGCTGAATCCGAAGCAGTTGATCGAGAATTCGCTGCTGCCGAAATCCGAGCCGATCTTCATCCTGTGCCAAAGCGGTGGCCGGGCTCAAAAGGCGAGCGACCAATTCCTGGCCTCCGGTTATGAGAACACCGTGGTGGTGGAAGGTGGCACGCAGGCGTGGGTGGCGGCAGATCTTCCGGTGACGCGCGGGCAGGGGAAGGTGATCTCCCTGGAGCGGCAGGTGCGGATCGGCGCCGGCACTCTGGTGCTGACCGGTGTGATCTTGGGATGGTTCTTCCATCCCGGCTTTTTCGGGCTCTCGGCCTTCGTCGGTGCGGGGCTCGTCTTCGCGGGGATCACGGATTGGTGCGGGATGGGCCTGCTGCTGGCCAAGGCACCATGGAACCAGCGCTCCGGATCATGA
- a CDS encoding cysteine synthase A — MSRPQYHGVDHHVGKTPLIRLKKLSELTGCEILAKAEFMNPGGSVKDRAAYGIIKDAESRGLLKPGATIVEGTAGNTGIGLTVIGHARGYKTVIVIPETQSPEKFQQLRTLGAEVIPVPAKPYSDPGNYNHIARGLAEERGWFWANQFDNTANRQAHYLSTGPEIWEQTGGTVDAFVAAVGTGGTLAGTTQFLKEQKPGIAAVCADPYGAAMWSWFTNGNLDDDDGDSFAEGIGQGRVTRNIEGLAIDKAYRIDDQTALAVVYQLLHEEGIFVGLSSGINVAGAVRYALEHGPGLTIATILCDSGAKYQSKLFNAEWLLENGLEPGMEVEEVFGERR; from the coding sequence ATGAGCCGCCCCCAATACCACGGAGTCGATCACCACGTCGGCAAGACGCCGCTGATCCGCCTGAAGAAGTTGTCCGAGCTGACCGGTTGCGAGATCCTGGCGAAGGCGGAGTTCATGAATCCGGGTGGCTCGGTGAAGGATCGCGCGGCCTATGGCATCATCAAGGATGCGGAGTCGCGTGGCCTGCTGAAGCCGGGGGCGACGATCGTGGAGGGGACCGCAGGGAACACGGGGATCGGCCTGACGGTGATCGGCCATGCGCGCGGCTACAAGACGGTGATCGTGATTCCCGAGACGCAATCGCCGGAGAAGTTCCAGCAACTGCGGACGCTGGGTGCGGAGGTGATTCCGGTGCCGGCAAAGCCGTATAGCGACCCGGGGAACTACAATCACATCGCGCGCGGCCTGGCCGAGGAGCGCGGGTGGTTCTGGGCGAATCAATTCGACAATACGGCGAACCGTCAGGCGCACTACCTGAGCACCGGTCCAGAGATCTGGGAACAGACCGGGGGCACCGTGGATGCCTTTGTGGCGGCGGTAGGCACGGGTGGCACGCTGGCGGGGACGACGCAGTTTTTGAAGGAGCAAAAGCCGGGGATCGCGGCGGTTTGCGCGGATCCTTATGGCGCGGCGATGTGGTCGTGGTTCACGAACGGAAACCTCGACGACGACGATGGCGATTCCTTCGCGGAGGGCATCGGGCAGGGGCGCGTGACCCGGAACATCGAAGGCCTGGCAATCGACAAGGCATACCGGATCGATGACCAGACGGCGCTGGCGGTGGTCTATCAGCTACTGCACGAGGAGGGGATCTTCGTGGGGCTTTCGAGCGGGATCAATGTGGCAGGTGCGGTGCGGTATGCGCTGGAGCATGGGCCGGGGCTGACGATCGCGACGATCCTCTGTGACTCGGGGGCGAAGTACCAATCGAAGCTGTTTAACGCGGAGTGGTTGCTAGAGAACGGGCTGGAACCGGGGATGGAGGTGGAGGAGGTGTTTGGAGAGAGGAGATAA
- a CDS encoding serine O-acetyltransferase, with translation MSETPLSVSKFDHASPSPFEIPYGEYVPKLLASYERFGGWNNAEALNLPSKHIVGEICEDLLKLLFPGFLDSDVVPNGTLAELTARRLWDVISRLEDQVRKSVRIGNPNVPTGKTPPIMQKFCRALHIVREVLRTDIEAAYANDPSARSREEVILSYPFIEAIAIQRLAHRLYRAGAPIIPRMMTEWAHSRTGIDIHPGASIGSHFFIDHGTGVVIGETCYIGNHCKIYHGVTLGTRTFIKDEDGNVVKGLKRHPDLGDNVTIYPNSTILGGDTVIGENSTIGANVFLMHSIAPNSLVIYEEKNLSIKTKPPRKGKGRDQADLLWSI, from the coding sequence ATGAGTGAGACGCCTCTCTCCGTTTCCAAGTTCGACCACGCCTCCCCATCGCCCTTCGAGATCCCTTACGGCGAGTATGTGCCGAAGCTGCTGGCCTCGTACGAACGCTTCGGCGGATGGAACAACGCGGAGGCTCTGAACCTGCCCTCGAAGCACATCGTGGGGGAGATTTGCGAGGATCTGCTGAAGCTGCTTTTCCCGGGCTTCCTCGATAGCGATGTGGTTCCGAACGGGACGCTGGCGGAACTGACGGCGCGGCGTTTGTGGGATGTGATCTCGCGCTTGGAAGACCAAGTGCGGAAGAGCGTGCGGATCGGCAATCCGAACGTTCCGACAGGGAAGACGCCACCGATCATGCAGAAGTTTTGCCGCGCGCTACACATCGTGCGGGAGGTGCTGCGCACGGACATCGAGGCGGCGTATGCGAACGACCCCTCGGCACGGAGCCGGGAGGAGGTGATTCTTTCTTATCCCTTCATCGAGGCGATCGCGATCCAGCGGCTGGCGCACCGGCTCTATCGTGCGGGCGCGCCAATCATCCCGCGGATGATGACGGAGTGGGCGCACTCGCGGACGGGGATCGACATCCATCCGGGTGCAAGCATTGGCTCGCATTTCTTCATCGACCACGGGACCGGCGTGGTGATTGGGGAGACCTGCTACATCGGGAACCACTGCAAGATTTACCACGGAGTGACACTGGGCACGCGGACTTTCATCAAGGATGAGGACGGGAATGTGGTGAAGGGCCTGAAGCGTCACCCGGATCTGGGGGACAACGTGACGATTTACCCGAACTCGACGATCCTCGGCGGCGATACCGTGATCGGCGAGAACTCGACCATTGGCGCGAACGTTTTCCTGATGCACAGCATCGCGCCGAATTCGCTGGTGATCTACGAGGAGAAAAACCTTAGCATCAAGACGAAGCCTCCCCGCAAGGGCAAGGGGCGCGACCAGGCGGATCTGCTATGGTCGATCTAA
- a CDS encoding polysaccharide pyruvyl transferase family protein: protein MKQPLTIEIHGTGTHNRGAELMAIAIAERLRAKYPGVRIVVPPGFGDFEARARHGFWTTWEFSRRWQSRFAAKWIQRYSKDIEEASGIVDPSEIDVVLDASGFSFSDKWGPKGARHLLKRMTRGGRAGKPLVLLPQAFGPFTQPEVADATRKLCQRASLVCARDARSREEVLKLATLPTLRVYPDFTVGIKPQRPANLRIPEQFSAVVPNQRMVDKGQSGEAYLGFIGAAVHSLKRRGLNPVFLLHDANDDRKVVSAMRERGIDIPVLEHEDARVLKAILGKATLVIGSRFHALVSTLSQGLPAIAAGWSHKYPELYADFGCPEFLIGDLADDALLEAAIDRLATPEGRASYKQRLQEAATRIKAQNEAMWTEVEAVIHASQTR from the coding sequence ATGAAGCAGCCCCTCACCATCGAGATCCACGGCACCGGTACGCACAACCGCGGCGCGGAGCTCATGGCCATCGCCATCGCCGAACGCCTGCGCGCGAAGTATCCCGGCGTCCGCATCGTCGTGCCACCCGGCTTCGGTGATTTCGAAGCACGCGCACGCCACGGCTTCTGGACCACCTGGGAGTTCTCGCGCCGCTGGCAGAGCCGCTTCGCCGCGAAGTGGATCCAGCGCTACTCGAAGGACATCGAGGAAGCCTCCGGCATCGTCGATCCCTCGGAGATCGATGTCGTCCTGGACGCCTCCGGTTTCTCCTTCTCCGACAAGTGGGGCCCGAAAGGCGCACGCCATCTCCTGAAGAGAATGACGCGCGGAGGTCGCGCAGGAAAGCCCCTCGTTCTCCTCCCCCAGGCCTTCGGTCCTTTCACCCAGCCTGAAGTCGCAGACGCCACCCGCAAGCTCTGCCAGCGCGCGAGCCTAGTCTGCGCCCGCGATGCACGATCACGCGAGGAAGTGCTGAAGCTCGCCACCTTGCCCACGCTGCGCGTCTATCCGGATTTCACCGTCGGCATCAAGCCGCAGCGCCCGGCCAACCTGCGTATCCCCGAACAATTCTCCGCCGTCGTCCCGAACCAGCGCATGGTCGACAAGGGCCAGTCCGGCGAAGCTTACCTCGGCTTCATTGGCGCGGCAGTGCACTCCCTCAAGCGCCGCGGCCTCAATCCCGTCTTCCTCCTTCACGATGCCAACGATGACCGCAAGGTCGTCTCCGCCATGAGGGAACGTGGCATCGACATCCCCGTCCTGGAGCACGAGGACGCCCGTGTCTTGAAAGCCATCCTCGGCAAGGCGACGCTAGTCATCGGCTCAAGATTCCACGCCCTCGTCAGCACCCTGTCCCAAGGCCTCCCCGCCATCGCCGCCGGCTGGTCCCACAAGTATCCCGAACTCTACGCTGACTTCGGATGCCCCGAGTTCCTCATCGGCGACCTCGCCGACGATGCCCTGTTAGAAGCAGCCATCGATCGCCTCGCCACCCCGGAAGGACGCGCCTCTTATAAGCAGCGCCTCCAGGAAGCCGCCACCCGCATCAAGGCCCAGAACGAAGCCATGTGGACCGAAGTTGAAGCGGTGATCCACGCGAGCCAAACAAGGTAA